A part of Candida albicans SC5314 chromosome 2, complete sequence genomic DNA contains:
- a CDS encoding mitochondrial 54S ribosomal protein mL38 (Ortholog(s) have structural constituent of ribosome activity and mitochondrial large ribosomal subunit localization) produces the protein MLRRTISRQFQRSQSTSTKGFWSDFSKRSPSLRIQNENIRKGLFEGIDEQGPASIKNSNIREIYHSPIAIDETFSEAYKILEADASKKYGRLEKLQEEYTKIEDKSSTKANSIKREIEELQIETELRNPEVLYNIEYNSADVIDKSQPIYRKLLKEKWKEHDLLLTMQRLEQLHVIPDTLPTLVPEADVKVKFSHNVEHEFRDWIAPGSILPTFAVEKPPVVQVQEFDKVEGNERLYTVLLVNPDTPDLEKNSFSTTLHYALANVSLNNIDNTIDVSKLLNKGDKIVLKDYLPLTPEKNTPAQRACLWVFRQKNELQPTEITRENFDIRSFVESNNLSPIGAHVWRQQFDRSVNEIREKYGLDKGRVFYKERGLAPMP, from the coding sequence ATGTTGAGAAGAACGATATCTCGTCAATTCCAAAGAAGCCAAAGTACCTCGACAAAGGGATTTTGGTCCGACTTTTCCAAGAGATCACCATCTTTAAGaattcaaaatgaaaacattaGAAAGGGATTATTTGAAGGAATCGATGAACAAGGACCGGCATCAATAAAGAACTCAAATATTAGAGAGATTTACCATTCTCCTATTGCTATTGATGAAACTTTTTCTGAAGCCTATAAAATTCTAGAAGCTGATGCAAGTAAGAAATATGGCAGACTTGAAAAATTGCAAGAAGAATATACAAAAATAGAAGATAAATCTAGCACCAAGGCTAATTCCATCAAGAGAGAAATCGAAGAATTACAAATTGAGACCGAGTTGAGAAATCCTGAAGTATTATACaatattgaatataattCTGCTGACGTTATCGACAAGTCACAACCAATATACAGAAAGTTGTTGAAGGAAAAATGGAAGGAACACGATTTGTTGCTTACAATGCAAAGATTGGAACAGTTGCATGTTATTCCAGATACTTTGCCAACTTTGGTACCGGAAGCAGATGTTAAGGTGAAATTCAGTCACAATGTTGAACATGAATTTAGAGATTGGATTGCTCCAGGATCCATTTTGCCAACATTTGCTGTTGAAAAACCTCCTGTGGTTCAAGTGCAAGAGTTTGATAAAGTTGAAGGTAACGAAAGATTATACACTGTTTTGTTGGTTAATCCAGATACTCCAGATTTAGAGAAAAACTCGTTTTCAACTACTTTACATTATGCCTTAGCCAATGTCCTGTTGAATAACATCGATAACACAATCGATGTGTCAAAGCTTTTGAACAAAGGCGACAAAATAGTTTTAAAGGATTACTTACCATTGACCCCTGAAAAAAATACCCCCGCTCAAAGAGCCTGTCTTTGGGTGTTCAGACAAAAGAACGAATTACAGCCCACTGAAATTACAAGAGAGAATTTTGACATAAGATCTTTTGTTgaatcaaacaatttacTGCCAATTGGAGCTCATGTTTGGAGACAACAATTTGACAGAAGTGTCAATGAAATAAGAGAGAAATATGGGTTGGACAAGGGTAGAGTTTTCTACAAAGAAAGAGGATTAGCTCCAATGCCCTAA
- a CDS encoding uncharacterized protein (Ortholog(s) have role in DNA recombination, nuclear-transcribed mRNA catabolic process, 3'-5' exonucleolytic nonsense-mediated decay and cytosol, polysome localization) — MTIELDKRRNELHVLNVKAWEGDFTYETVSKLDSSLKKNSTFIKKVKSISNESSSSILKDIQTLSIEKYLSEVLTSLTEALSKVSKSDDILAAMEIVSALHQRFTSQFSPMLLVNIMTAMSNPGPTQVMDEKEETARISRQKNLSKLTMEFYLIGIFTNLKMCSKDTIPDEILVKYGKSASEPIILVVLKDLLNYKIKSGNTLVIVQSFLKRFHHIIYDSNNELLQFEVRNVLQQIFTIYTRAIFETSVELKKRVHQVTEKSKKASIRTGRILEENQIELENVTKLFEKFKSTSEFVSSILDIPLPNELQQHDQDKEEEEPTNTVVEVVKSKSMNEDDLNGVWEDVKEKNFYTVIPSVGELIEAHPNTDEESRSSQSRDGERIQAFLQKMENINSYELDQLVIEFNNLNLNNKATKNRIMKFFVEAASIDSLKYYTRFLKINEMNLSDLIEELINYLDKGFRSQLYQNKLNFKNILFFVEMIKFKMIPTHIIFHKIRKLTLNITSTNNIDILSVFYEHVGRFLLNDPDYKDLMREMIEMLRETSKRPNLKINDKLAINNLLLIVEPPTTKVKSLQTKPELSPKSQFIQRLIRVELNNTSLPLVVNLLKKIHMKQEKECCDTILDCFAHPELINYDNIPALAAVLEAYFSKYKKIVVYTVDTTIENIIRGLELNDYRMNRVRMAQVKFVAEMYNHRVINFKLINDLLYRILCFGHPNNQPLPDNWDVEIDLPDNYFRIQLCCLLLNNLKSIFIDTDIPSKKKAQNRAVELKKRNDINKDLLGVFITFLQYYLFCKEKPLPVELDFKLNDLFAKYKSIPTVKRYDTLQEIGKRLQESIQRKREAESYLDNSDEALVVDDDDDDEDVAEDYDNTDDIDLDEDEGDEEDEDDEDGESEEDNDDESECEDDTSDIENNGVSEEDRMRLEAEKKFMDDLDKEYQKILIDSYDKSSSQTSSNRKKLLMPTPRKIFVEKNQVTPSTDKSKVSFGLLTRKGKTTDIKQLQLPSDTKFAESVLKEKEHQRQDRERIMKLVSNME; from the coding sequence ATGACAATTGAGTTGGATAAGAGAAGAAACGAGCTACATGTATTGAATGTAAAGGCTTGGGAAGGAGACTTCACATATGAAACTGTCTCAAAACTAGATTCCtcattgaagaagaattctACATTCataaaaaaagtaaaatcAATCAGCAATGAGTCATCACTGTCAATACTAAAAGATATTCAAACATTATCTATTGAGAAATATTTAAGTGAAGTACTAACTTCGTTGACTGAAGCTTTGTCAAAAGTTTCCAAGAGTGATGACATCTTAGCCGCCATGGAAATTGTTTCTGCTTTGCATCAAAGATTTACTTCCCAGTTTTCTCCAATGCTTTTGGTAAATATAATGACAGCAATGTCTAACCCAGGTCCCACCCAAGTGATGGACGAAAAAGAGGAAACAGCCCGTATCTCGAGACAAAAAAATCTCTCGAAATTAACTATGGAGTTTTATTTAATCGGAATCTTcaccaatttgaaaatgtgCAGTAAAGACACTATACCTGATGAAATATTGGTAAAGTATGGAAAATCAGCATCAGAGCCCATTATACTTGTTGTGCTAAAGGATTTGTTGAACTACAAAATTAAACTGGGAAACACTTTAGTAATAGTTCAGTCTTTTTTAAAAAGGTTTCACCACATAATCTATGATTCTAATAATGAACTATTACAGTTTGAGGTGAGAAATGTgcttcaacaaattttcacAATTTATACTAGGGCAATTTTTGAAACACTGGTTGAGTTGAAAAAGAGAGTACACCAAGTGACTGAGAAAAGTAAAAAGGCGTCAATCAGAACTGGTCGCATATTGGAGGAAAACCAGATCGAGTTAGAAAATGTCACCAAGCTATTTGAAAAGTTCAAGTCTACTTCTGAGTTTGTATCGTCTATTCTTGATATTCCCTTACCAAACGAGCTTCAACAACATGACCAAGATAAAGAGGAAGAGGAGCCGACAAATACCGTAGTGGAAGTTGTTAAATCCAAATCTATGAATGAAGACGATCTTAATGGTGTTTGGGAAGATGTCAAGGAAAAGAATTTCTACACTGTAATCCCTCTGGTAGGAGAGCTAATCGAGGCACATCCAAACACAGATGAAGAATCACGGTCATCACAATCTCGAGATGGGGAAAGAATTCAAGCGTTTTTGcaaaaaatggaaaacaTTAACTCATACGAATTGGATCAATTAGTGATTGAGTTCAACAActtgaatttgaataataagGCAACCAAAAACAGaattatgaaatttttcgTGGAAGCAGCAAGCATTGACAGCTTGAAGTACTACACCAGGTTTCTTAAAATAAATGAGATGAACCTATCCGACttgattgaagaattaatcAACTATTTGGACAAAGGTTTTAGATCGCAActttatcaaaacaaattgaattttaagaatattttgttttttgttgaaatgaTTAAGTTCAAAATGATTCCAACTCACATAATATTCCACAAAATCCGTAAATTGACTTTGAATATCACTTCTACAAACAACATCGATATCCTTTCTGTATTTTATGAACATGTGGGTCGATTCTTGTTAAATGATCCTGACTATAAAGATTTGATGCGAGAAATGATAGAGATGTTAAGGGAAACACTGAAGAGACctaatttaaaaattaatgaCAAGCTAGCAATAAATAACTTACTTCTTATTGTTGAACCCCCAACAACAAAGGTGAAATCCTTACAGACGAAACCCGAACTATCGCCAAAGCTGCAATTTATCCAAAGGTTAATCAGGGTCGAATTGAACAACACCTCACTCCCATTGGTAGtgaatttgttaaaaaaaattcacaTGAAACAAGAGAAGGAATGTTGTGATACAATTTTAGACTGCTTTGCTCATCctgaattgattaattatgACAATATTCCAGCATTAGCCGCTGTTTTGGAAGCATATTTTTCTAAATATAAGAAAATCGTTGTTTATACTGTTGACACCACAATCGAAAATATCATCCGAGGATTGGAACTTAATGATTATAGAATGAATCGAGTTAGAATGGCACAGGTCAAATTTGTGGCGGAAATGTACAACCATAGGGTgataaatttcaaacttattaatgatttattgtACCGAattctttgttttggtCACCCAAATAACCAGCCTTTACCGGATAACTGGGAcgttgaaattgatttaccaGATAATTACTTCAGAATCCAATTGtgttgtttattgttgaataatttgaaatctatttttattgataCCGATATTCCttccaaaaagaaagcaCAAAACCGTGCTGttgaattgaagaagaggaaTGACATAAATAAAGATTTATTGGGCGTTTTTATAACCTTTTTGCAATATTACTTGTTTTGCAAGGAAAAACCATTACCCGTTGAGCTagattttaaattaaatgatttatttgcCAAATACAAGAGTATACCCACCGTTAAGCGTTATGACACTTTACAAGAGATAGGGAAGAGACTTCAGGAACTGATTcagagaaagagagaagCAGAGTCTTATTTAGACAACAGTGATGAAGCGTTGGTGgttgatgacgatgatgacgatgaagaCGTTGCTGAAGATTATGACAATACTGATGACATTGACttagatgaagatgaaggtGACGaggaagatgaagatgacgaAGATGGCGAGAGCgaagaagataatgatgatgagagTGAATGTGAAGATGACACTAGTGACATTGAAAACAATGGAGTTTCTGAAGAAGACAGAATGCGTTTAGAAGCtgaaaaaaagtttatgGACGACCTTGATAAGGAATACCAAAAGATTTTGATCGATTCTTATGATAAATCTTCATCCCAGACTTCTTCCAATAGAAAGAAGTTATTAATGCCAACACCGCGGAAgatatttgttgaaaaaaaccAAGTAACTCCTTCAACTGACAAAAGCAAAGTTTCCTTCGGATTGCTCACTAGAAAAGGCAAAACTACAGATATCAAGCAGCTTCAACTACCAAGTGACACTAAGTTTGCCGAGTCGGTAttaaaggaaaaagaacaTCAGCGACAAGATCGTGAACGAATTATGAAATTGGTTTCCAATATGGAATAG
- a CDS encoding putative metalloreductase (Ortholog(s) have superoxide-generating NADPH oxidase activity, role in apoptotic process, regulation of actin cytoskeleton organization and perinuclear endoplasmic reticulum, ribosome localization), translating to MDEVVPRHGDHHNINIKYGYFIFALTIIQIIFFLQVKFIQIKRWNSTGRFSKFWSQLTNPPIWLMVTVWLLIVIFTGGHKISDFSEEYIISAKRYGRMAYCLIPLNIYLVLRPTNSPLLKPGYYLENMNLHKWTSRIIVFCSAIHATGYIYKWVKEGTILNKPFRFLNLLGVIVFVFLVVLAIISVRTFRKKIYSTFYLIHNITAWSMVILITFHARPGVTIFAVISILLLGYQLYLRYYSSYLVNSLKVIDIPTSTLQIIKIPQPNKFPNWLPGSHIRLNYTISKFKSWTTATHPFTIVTIPEDSANNLTLIVKKPNQFVVYPLDSYLLTGPYPSLAPPFFTTANIVNIICGGSGISLGLPIYHHFRSINSTVPVKLVWTVRNQNDTFIMNQLDMTGVQVYVTSIGDTNSESQENQQHQAVPLFVIEEEEEEEGHGLLNNESENGIELQNMPESNEENSETITINSKNNKDNEERKEYFKFGRPKFDEVFAIDDPTTTHDLDNSWVIACGPDELISDAKRWSKDRGYRFYYEKYEM from the coding sequence ATGGACGAGGTTGTTCCAAGACATGGTGATCATCATaacatcaatatcaaatatgGGTACTTCATATTTGCCCTaacaataattcaaataatatttttccTCCAAGtgaaatttattcaaatcaagCGATGGAATAGTACTGGTCGATTCAGTAAATTCTGGTCCCAATTAACGAACCCTCCAATATGGTTAATGGTTACTGTTTGGCTATTAATTGTAATTTTCACTGGTGGTCATAAGATATCTGATTTCCTGGAAGAATATATCATATCTGCAAAAAGATATGGCAGAATGGCGTATTGTTTAATACcattgaatatttatttggtGTTACGTCCTACAAACTCGCCATTATTGAAACCAGGTTATTACTTAGAGAATATGAATTTGCATAAATGGACGTCACGAATAATTGTCTTTTGTAGTGCCATTCATGCTACtggatatatatataagtgGGTTAAAGAGGGTACCATATTAAATAAACCCTTCAGATTTCTTAATTTATTAGGGGTGAttgtatttgtatttttggttgttttgGCAATTATTTCAGTTAGAACATttagaaagaaaatctATTCAACGTTTTACCTCATCCATAATATCACTGCTTGGTCAATGGTCATTCTTATAACTTTCCATGCACGTCCCGGGGTTACAATTTTTGCAGTAATTagtatattattattaggcTATCAATTGTATTTGAGATACTATTCTTCCTATTTGGTCAATTCATTAAAGGTCATTGACATCCCTACTTCAACTTTACAAATCATAAAGATCCCTCAACCAAATAAATTCCCCAATTGGTTACCAGGATCACATATTAGATTGAACTATACAATTctgaaattcaaatcatgGACAACGGCAACTCATCCGTTTACAATAGTCACCATCCCGGAAGATTCTGCCAATAATCTTACTTTGATTGTTaaaaaaccaaaccaatttgttgtttacCCATTGGATAGTTATCTTTTAACTGGTCCTTATCCATCTCTTGCTCCTCCGTTTTTTACTACTGCTAACATTGTCAACATAATATGTGGTGGGTCAGGGATCTCATTGGGTTTACCAATCTATCATCATTTCAGGAGCATTAATCTGACGGTACCTGTAAAATTGGTATGGACAGTAAGGAATCAGAACGACACTTTTataatgaatcaattggatATGACTGGGGTTCAAGTATATGTTACTTCTATTGGCGATACTAACTCGGAACTGCAAGAAAATCAACAGCATCAGGCTGTTCCATTATTTGTGAttgaagaggaagaagaggaagaaggTCATggattattaaataatgagAGTGAGAATGGAATTGAACTTCAAAATATGCCAGAAAGTAACGAGGAAAATAGTGAAACCATTACTATCAATagtaaaaacaataaagacaatgaagaaagaaaggaatatttcaaatttggtCGAccaaaatttgatgaagttTTTGCTATTGATGACCCAACGACAACTCATGATTTAGACAATAGTTGGGTTATTGCGTGTGGACCTGATGAATTGATATCGGATGCTAAACGTTGGTCGAAAGATAGAGGATATAGATTTTACTATGAGAAGTATGAAATGTGA
- the RAD32 gene encoding DNA-directed DNA polymerase eta (Protein similar to S. cerevisiae protein with role in nucleotide excision repair; down-regulation associated with azole resistance; Hap43p-repressed gene), whose translation MSVKQETRPLTIPLVTNPEVATTLSKFTFQNLDDLNDPKKAYLSPLATIALIDLNAFFAQVEQIRLNLTNQDPVVCAQWNSVIAVSYASRKFGITRMDTIASCKSKCPNVIIAHAAVYKKGESHWAYVEGLPAINKHKVSLDPYRRESRKILRVIGKSFDLTEKASVDECYIDLGREIYKRLIDLFPQLSRGSRDNPENSYANLPLIPPALPLNLKWEGEIINTEKEKSEDNDIVSPPVIEDWDDICFIIGSQILLEVRKDIFEELGYTTSAGLARTKQVAKLAAGFKKPDAQTIIRNSAINSFLTNFELTDVTGMGGKLGESIINKVNVPPQINSISFIRENFSDASIKEKLGGELGLKVYNIVRGINAIELQSTIEVKSMTSTKNFTSFVISNLFDAYDWLKVFAGDLHNRLIDLDNENMELSSTELSNKSKGIMKRPKTLTLGVLSKNGTRQTRQMQIPIHKDLDKMKDIFFENGCVLLREFLEFNTHISLLNNRTPAKEIFIWDPKKVKIMELINMSLTISKFVSVEDRFTLLKTTDTSFNKEEHIAKLFRDYEQAPGTIKYSSPPPPPPPAQKKRSKNGQLDIFESLKKKSKPGDFLEELIKTKKCSRCKLSVDDPVEHNDYHIAMDLSNKLNNH comes from the coding sequence ATGTCCGTGAAACAGGAAACACGTCCTTTAACAATCCCATTAGTGACAAATCCAGAAGTGGCAACAACGTTATCAAAATTCACCTTTCAAAACCTTGACGATTTGAATGATCCCAAAAAGGCATACTTACTGCCCTTAGCCACCATTGCCCTCATCGATTTAAATGCATTTTTCGCTCAGGTTGAACAGATAAGGTTGAACTTAACAAATCAAGATCCAGTTGTGTGTGCCCAATGGAACTCAGTTATTGCTGTCAGTTACGCGTCTCGAAAATTTGGCATCACCAGAATGGATACAATTGCATCTTGTAAGTCAAAATGTCCCAATGTAATAATTGCTCATGCTGCAGTGTATAAAAAGGGGGAGTCACATTGGGCTTATGTTGAGGGATTGCCTGCTATTAATAAACATAAGGTGTCTTTAGACCCGTATCGACGAGAAAGCAGAAAGATTTTACGTGTCATTGGTAAATCGTTCGATTTAACAGAAAAGGCAAGTGTCGATGAATGTTACATCGATCTCGGCAGAGAAATTTATAAAAGATTGATAGATTTGTTTCCGCAGTTATCAAGAGGTTCTCGTGACAATCCTGAAAACAGCTATGCTAACTTGCCATTAATACCGCCAGCGTTACCcttgaatttgaaatggGAAGGCgaaattatcaacactgaaaaagaaaaatctgAGGACAATGATATCGTGTCACCTCCTGTAATAGAAGATTGGGATgatatttgttttattataGGATCACAGATACTATTGGAAGTACGTAAGGACATCTTTGAAGAACTAGGATATACCACATCTGCAGGGTTAGCAAGAACTAAACAGGTGGCCAAATTAGCGGCTGGATTCAAGAAACCTGATGCACAAACAATAATCAGAAATTCTGCTATAAATAGTTTCTTAActaattttgaattgacAGATGTTACAGGTATGGGTGGGAAATTGGGGGAGTCGATCATTAATAAAGTAAATGTGCCACCacaaataaattcaatcagTTTTATTCGGGAAAATTTCAGCGATGCTTCAATAAAAGAGAAATTGGGAGGGGAACTTGGATTAAAGGTCTATAATATTGTCCGGGGTATAAACGCTATTGAACTACAATCAACGATTGAAGTCAAATCAATGACATCAACTAAAAATTTTACTAGCTTTGTGATAAGCAACTTATTTGACGCTTATGATTGGTTGAAGGTATTTGCAGGAGATTTACACAATCGACTAATTGACTTGGACAATGAAAATATGGAATTATCGTCCACGGAATTGTCTAACAAGTCTAAGGGAATAATGAAAAGACCAAAAACCTTAACTTTGGGTGTACTTTCGAAAAACGGAACCAGACAAACCAGACAAATGCAAATACCTATTCACAAAGATCTTGACAAAATGAAAGATATATTTTTTGAGAATGGCTGTGTCTTATTAAGAGAGTTTTTGGAATTCAACACACATATTagtttattgaataatCGTACTCCTGCGAAAGAGATATTCATATGGGACCCAAAAAAAGTCAAAATTATGGAATTAATAAACATGTCTttgacaatttcaaaattcgTTCTGGTGGAAGACAGATTTACCCTTTTGAAAACCACAGATACTAGCTTTAATAAAGAGGAGCATATTGCCAAATTATTTCGGGACTACGAACAAGCACCGGGAACAATCAAATACTCATCtcctccaccaccaccaccaccagccCAGAAGAAAAGGAGCAAGAATGGCCAGTTGGATATTTTCGAATCtctaaaaaagaaatcaaagcCTGGTGATTTTCTAGAAGAGCTCataaagacaaaaaaatgtcTGAGATGCAAACTTAGTGTAGACGATCCTGTAGAGCACAACGATTACCACATAGCGATGGACTTATCAAACAAACTAAATAATCATTAA
- a CDS encoding uncharacterized protein (Protein of unknown function; Spider biofilm induced) — translation MSYNPESFKEHTNFQSVHSFLNSFQSKDFNDSIIQLEAPSIDASREVSTSPTNSKGSTRLNFDPKQYYHHLEQLPQAQPQLQPQFTEQFQILNLNKDLCERNTATRTNKKKLRTSGNILTADQISRTSSTSPALMSPVFTNDLLSPSPELDLLEFEEDDDDDEEDDEEALFDGDYNENGNRVNRWNQDDIFQSHDNANENSNPAAHGLFPRMDLSAHNNFMDIKELPLDPVAHKRQ, via the coding sequence ATGTCGTACAACCCAGAATCATTCAAAGAACACACAAATTTCCAGTCGGTGCATTCATTTCTTAACCTGTTTCAGTCAAAGGATTTCAATGATAGTATTATACAGTTAGAAGCCCCGAGTATAGACGCCTCACGAGAGGTGTCAACATCACCTACAAACTCCAAAGGTTCAACAAGACTTAATTTCGATCCAAAGCAATACTACCATCACCTCGAACAATTACCACAAGCACAGCCACAACTACAGCCACAATTTACagaacaatttcaaatattaaatttaaacaaagaTTTATGCGAAAGGAATACCGCAACTCGTACcaataagaaaaagttgaGAACTAGTGGCAATATTCTAACTGCTGATCAGATTTCTCGAACTTCTTCCACTTCGCCAGCTTTAATGTCACCGGTATTCACCAACGATTTGCTTTCACCGTCACCGGAATTAGACTTACTTGAGTTTGAAGAGgacgacgatgatgatgaggaaGACGACGAAGAAGCCTTATTTGATGGAGATTATAATGAGAACGGTAATAGAGTTAACCGTTGGAATCAGGATGATATTTTTCAGCTGCATGACAACGCCAACGAAAACTCTAACCCAGCTGCTCATGGTTTGTTTCCAAGAATGGATTTGAGTGCTCACAACAACTTTATGGATATCAAAGAACTTCCTTTGGACCCAGTAGCTCATAAGAGACAGTAG
- the ADAEC gene encoding Adaecp (Protein of unknown function; transcription is specific to white cell type), protein MVYSSEASKWKAYQFNDPFAAGSFFVCNKVSQIYCRPDCDARPTTNLKSEIKFTNTNEEALSLGYKPCETCDPIHSYAIDVNLLIKCVATVNERIGFIQPLLDENEESNSQKIKENIIGTRKDEDSLRSIHDFGDLKNSQHRGSVPNITSKDLSLSKNDSDHYRLVDLACRHLALAAAINVFQPKQQSTNTDEPSSPTTNGNGKRRRRRGGVLGFKELAAKSKLSAWHFHRVFKSVLGLTPKTYGDKCWDFIKKVKESGEYTTFEVYSTPKSTTSSSVTSPQLTATTTKKRQHHHSSSDSIFSLHDDTTSNASIPLTPISQTIPSLSNPNTAASDMATISYPTTLDDQLLNMNFVDESSLQTKMLSYSDYNLLPNNNNSISNSDEQFQYGVLPSQQNYQLQQQQFSVPSSAAPALFDSMPSSSSTTNVSVTDSIPNNNASAPMFNTDMFKDLDYSQPTQSSSIDYGLGEDLNSYSSIFDENMFTTASANPYHSTANINGLSSMFTFGAGADEDTTANINNDDTITAGLFIPQLASIATPTGTHHN, encoded by the coding sequence ATGGTTTATTCTAGCGAAGCTTCTAAATGGAAAGCCTATCAATTCAATGACCCATTTGCTGCTGGttcattttttgtttgtaatAAAGTCAGTCAAATATATTGTCGTCCCGATTGTGATGCTCGACCAACCACCAATTTGAAACTGGAAATCAAGTTCACCAACACCAATGAAGAAGCATTGCTGTTGGGATACAAGCCATGTGAAACATGTGACCCTATTCATAGTTATGCCATTGATGTCAACTTGTTAATCAAATGTGTTGCTACTGTCAATGAAAGAATTGGGTTCATCCAACCATTATTggatgaaaatgaagaatcCAATAGTCagaaaatcaaagaaaatattattggAACAAGAAAAGACGAAGACAGTTTAAGATCGATCCATGATTTTGGCGATCTCAAAAACAGCCAACATCGTGGTTCAGTTCCAAACATTACTAGTAAAGACTTGAGCTTATCAAAGAACGATTCAGATCATTATCGTTTGGTTGATTTGGCTTGTCGTCATTTGGCATTAGCTGCTGCTATTAATGTATTCcaaccaaaacaacaatcaacaaatacTGATGAACCAAGTTCCCCTACTActaatggtaatggtaaaagaagaagaagaagaggtGGTGTACTTGGATTTAAAGAGTTGGCTGCTAAATCGAAGTTGAGTGCTTGGCATTTCCATCGAGTATTTAAATCTGTGCTTGGCTTGACCCCAAAGACTTATGGGGACAAATGTTGGGATTTCATCAAGAAGGTCAAAGAATCAGGAGAATATACCACATTTGAAGTGTACTCGACACCAAAGTCTACGACTTCATCTTCAGTAACCTCACCCCAATTGACTGCTACAACCACCAAGAAGAGACAACACCACCATAGCAGCAGTGACTCTATATTTTCCCTTCATGATGACACGACTTCTAATGCTTCTATTCCTTTGACACCAATAAGCCAAACCATACCAAGTCTAAGTAATCCAAACACTGCAGCTTCAGATATGGCAACAATTTCGTACCCAACAACTTTAGATgatcaattgttgaatatgaactttgttgatgaatcaaGTTTGCAAACGAAAATGCTTTCTTATTCTGATTATAATTTACTtcccaacaacaacaacagtatAAGCAACAGTGAtgaacaatttcaatacGGCGTATTACCATCTCAACAAAACTATCAActacagcaacaacaattttctGTGCCATCATCAGCTGCTCCAGCTTTGTTTGATTCCATgccatcatcatcatcaacaaccaatGTCAGCGTAACCGATTCTAttccaaataataatgctAGTGCACCAATGTTTAACACTGATATGTTTAAGGATTTGGATTATTCTCAACCAACACAATCATCCTCGATTGATTATGGATTAGGCGAGGATTTAAATTCctattcttcaatttttgatgaAAACATGTTTACTACCGCTAGTGCTAATCCATATCATAGCACAGCTAATATAAATGGTCTCAGTTCGATGTTTACATTTGGCGCTGGCGCAGATGAAGACACCACCgccaatatcaataatgatgatactATTACTGCTGGGTTGTTTATTCCACAATTAGCTAGTATTGCTACTCCTACTGGTACCCATCACAACTAA